The following are from one region of the Lytechinus variegatus isolate NC3 chromosome 4, Lvar_3.0, whole genome shotgun sequence genome:
- the LOC121414373 gene encoding uncharacterized protein LOC121414373 isoform X3: MMPNLRKLHLGDRYGTTSPSLHDKFYSTLSSLALSAKIEILHHNENLSERPSASRDLAQFICKMNHLKNLALFRQYHDDFYSTSSSMASTAKIEILHHNENLSERPSASRDFAQFICKMNHLKNLALYYGQYHDDFFSTSSSMASTAKIEILHHNENLSKRPSASRDLAQFICKMNHLKNLKLCGQYHGDFYSTALSMASTIKDDCNTSSNVTDLTVTDYTLEEWQDCGSMFDNVKRITIQVRVTIGCDVIQRIHLPAVTELTIQTHEYADEPASLHDDHTSLPNALHKVSSQLVKVTFTDLDIGNNKIRGIIQAFRSSDDLKHLRTLRFIRCGTDERLDCSSIDSDDEHKVKVEIEHGKPVGENFWS; encoded by the exons attgagattCTTCATCACAATGAGAATCTCAGTGAACGTCcatctgcatcacgtgatctcgctcagttcatctgtaagatgaatcatctgaagaacCTCGCACTCTTCCGTcagtatcatgatgacttctactcaacatcatcatcgatGGCATCAACTGCAAAG attgagattCTTCATCACAATGAGAATCTCAGTGAACGTccgtctgcatcacgtgatttcgctcaattcatctgtaagatgaatcatctgaagaacCTCGCACTCTACTACGGTcagtatcatgatgacttcttctcaacatcatcatcgatGGCATCAACTGCAAAG ATTGAAATTCTTCATCACAATGAGAATCTCAGTAAACGTccgtctgcatcacgtgatctcgctcagttcatctgtaagatgaatcacCTGAAGAACCTCAAACTCTGCGGTCAGTATCATGGtgacttctactcaacagcATTGTCGATGGCATCAACTATAAAG GATGACTGCAACACGAGCTCAAATGTGACTGATCTGACCGTTACTGATTATACACTAGAAGAATGGCAGGATTGTGGATCGATGTTTGACAATGTGAAGAGGATCACCATACAGGTACGGGTCACGATCGGATGTGACGTCATCCAGAGGATCCATCTACCAGCAGTGACAGAGCTCACCATTCAAACACATGAGTATGCTGATGAACCGGCTTCTCTCCACGATGATCACACCTCACTACCCAATGCTCTCCACAAGGTCTCATCTCAGCTTGTCAAGGTCACATTCACAGATCTCGACATTGGTAACAATAAGATAAGAGGCATCATTCAAGCTTTCAGATCATCGGACGACCTCAAACATCTGAGGACCCTAAG ATTCATACGATGTGGGACTGATGAGAGATTAGATTGTTCTAGTATTGATTCCGATGATGAACATAAGGTAAAGGTCGAGATAGAACATGGCAAACCAGTTGG TGAGAACTTTTGGAGTTGA
- the LOC121414374 gene encoding uncharacterized protein LOC121414374, with product MDSFNGENFVKEMDNGMLSVQSRIKVVRILVSWLIQEFTSKPPTDVKVALAKAVVSQFPKLKDLEGVGHIQQDFRILYPEVADKLFLEWPKIAPLVLKYADLHNPTWRESLTVPHLASSDLTCPAAEVETMALLALPQISPPGMKKVGKRSMRCSRAESSKAFINIGPVGTNLPEYLENCQQKQPFVLALGDILKPEQVFVICDGAALEAMSLIHGADLCFKAIYIFCG from the exons ATGGACTCTTTTAACGGAGAGAACTTTGTGAAGGAAATGGATAATGGAATGCTTTCTGTACAATCTCGCATAAAGGTTGTGCGAATCCTGGTGTCTTGGTTAATACAAGAATTTACAAGCAA GCCACCTACAGATGTCAAGGTCGCTCTAGCCAAGGCGGTGGTGTCGCAATTTCCCAAGCTAAAGGACCTTGAAGGAGTAGGTCAT ATTCAGCAGGACTTCAGGATTCTTTATCCAGAGGTTGCAGATAAGCTGTTCTTAGAGTGGCCCAAAATAGCTCCCCTGGTACTGAAGTATGCAGACCTCCATAACCCGACATGGCGGGAATCTTTGACTGTTCCACATCTCG CATCTTCTGACTTGACATGTCCTGCAGCAGAAGTGGAGACCATGGCACTTCTTGCGCTTCCTCAAATCTCGCCTCCAGGAATGAAGAAGGTGGGGAAGCGTAGTATGAGATGCAGCAGGGCAGAATCATCCAAAGCCTTCATCAACATCGGCCca gtGGGGACAAACCTTCCAGAGTACCTAGAGAACTGCCAGCAAAAGCAACCTTTTGTGCTCGCCCTTGGAGACATCCTCAAGCCAGAGCAAGTGTTCGTTATTTGCGATGGTGCTGCCTTGGAAGCAATGTCCCTCATTCACGGAGCGGACCTTTGCTTTAAGGCCATCTATATATTCTGTGGGTAA